The Brasilonema sennae CENA114 genome includes a region encoding these proteins:
- a CDS encoding histidine kinase, which yields MPNNIKEQITNDLQQAKQTGQLRTERIREIVKAAVSQVVSEFKEGSTELRTIVKDAVSTVVENLQDKGGELKEEVTASIEGALEAVNSKRHENIAKTQAEVKQLQIKLDEEEENIQREVDGILTEIQDTSKEKSASSKTAINSAVDAIKDSEEFSLLKKRYAQLRAQLAIVQANLAARYGGRSEEVKGHLDDAKTWFNEARPQAEAVVTQVQEKSSQLDEKIGEAGTAIAKKERQIRQILRELLLTAADKIKDKEPINK from the coding sequence ATGCCTAATAACATAAAAGAGCAAATTACAAACGACCTGCAACAAGCTAAACAAACCGGACAACTCAGAACAGAACGCATTCGAGAAATTGTCAAAGCCGCAGTTTCTCAAGTTGTTTCTGAATTCAAAGAAGGTTCTACAGAACTTCGTACTATTGTGAAAGATGCTGTAAGTACAGTTGTTGAAAACTTGCAAGACAAAGGTGGCGAACTGAAAGAAGAAGTGACGGCATCTATTGAAGGAGCCTTGGAAGCCGTTAATAGTAAAAGACATGAAAATATTGCAAAAACCCAAGCTGAAGTTAAACAGCTACAAATTAAGTTGGATGAAGAAGAAGAGAATATCCAGCGAGAAGTAGATGGAATTTTAACAGAAATTCAAGACACGAGTAAAGAGAAATCAGCTAGTTCAAAAACCGCGATCAATTCTGCTGTCGATGCTATTAAAGATAGTGAGGAATTTTCACTACTGAAGAAACGCTATGCTCAACTACGAGCACAGTTGGCTATAGTCCAAGCTAACTTAGCTGCACGTTATGGTGGACGTTCTGAGGAAGTGAAGGGACATTTAGACGACGCCAAAACCTGGTTTAACGAAGCGCGTCCACAAGCAGAAGCGGTGGTTACACAGGTACAAGAAAAAAGCTCGCAACTGGATGAGAAGATTGGGGAAGCGGGTACGGCGATCGCCAAAAAAGAACGTCAAATCCGACAAATCTTAAGAGAGTTGCTTTTAACAGCGGCTGACAAGATTAAAGATAAAGAACCGATTAATAAATAG
- a CDS encoding YqaE/Pmp3 family membrane protein, with product MTKLLRLVLGLVIPPLGVFLTVGIGPTLLINVLLTLLGWLPGSIHAVWVIAKYEDKLNGEQVY from the coding sequence ATGACGAAACTACTCCGTTTGGTTCTTGGTTTGGTTATTCCTCCTTTAGGTGTTTTCTTGACAGTTGGAATTGGTCCTACTTTGTTGATTAACGTTTTGCTAACGCTTTTAGGTTGGCTTCCTGGTAGTATTCATGCAGTTTGGGTTATTGCTAAGTACGAAGATAAATTGAATGGAGAGCAAGTATACTAA
- a CDS encoding phage holin family protein: MPPTLLPTFLTTLITALSLLIVDLVVPGVNISNFVSALVAGLLIGFVNGSVKPVLSALSLPLNLVSLGAFSLIVNGICFSIAAFLAPGFQVHGLIAFILGPVVLSFAGTLINNYFTERRILTASEEIKDKAQLPSS, translated from the coding sequence ATGCCCCCAACATTACTGCCAACATTTTTAACGACTCTAATAACAGCTTTGAGCTTGCTAATTGTTGATTTAGTTGTTCCTGGTGTCAACATTAGTAACTTTGTATCGGCTTTGGTTGCTGGTTTGCTTATAGGCTTTGTGAATGGTTCAGTTAAGCCAGTTCTATCAGCTCTTTCTTTGCCACTTAACTTAGTAAGCTTGGGAGCATTTTCACTCATTGTTAACGGGATTTGTTTCTCAATAGCTGCCTTTTTAGCTCCTGGGTTCCAAGTTCACGGATTAATAGCTTTTATTCTTGGTCCAGTTGTTCTTTCTTTTGCTGGTACTTTAATTAACAATTACTTTACTGAAAGAAGAATTTTAACTGCCAGTGAAGAAATTAAAGACAAGGCGCAACTACCTTCGAGTTAA
- a CDS encoding 2Fe-2S iron-sulfur cluster-binding protein, giving the protein MTVYQVRLVNSGIGLDRTIEVPDDQYILDIAQEAGIRLPSGCNQGECSACVAKIISGEVDQSEQKFLRPHEVEAGYTITCVAYALSDCTLETHQEQVLYKSSLYFKSNAAPSE; this is encoded by the coding sequence ATGACAGTTTATCAAGTTCGACTCGTCAATTCTGGAATCGGATTGGATCGCACCATTGAAGTCCCAGATGATCAATATATTCTTGATATCGCTCAAGAAGCTGGTATCCGTCTTCCTTCAGGATGCAATCAAGGGGAATGTTCCGCCTGTGTTGCCAAAATCATCAGTGGGGAAGTTGATCAAAGTGAGCAAAAGTTTCTACGTCCGCATGAAGTGGAAGCTGGCTACACAATCACCTGTGTTGCTTATGCTTTATCGGATTGTACTTTAGAAACTCATCAAGAACAAGTTTTGTATAAATCATCGCTTTATTTTAAGTCAAATGCAGCACCATCAGAATAG
- the alaS gene encoding alanine--tRNA ligase has translation MSDYPQYLSGNDIRQKFLDFYAQRGHQILPSASLVPEDPTVLLTIAGMLPFKPIFLGQRTSEFKRATTSQKCIRTNDIENVGRTKRHHTFFEMLGNFSFGDYFKEQAIAWGWELSTKVFGLPPEQLVVSVFEEDDEAFGIWRDKIGVQEARIKRMGADDNFWASGPTGPCGPCSEIYYDFHPERGDDNIDLEDDSRFIEFYNLVFMQYNRDAEGNLTPLANKNIDTGMGLERMAQILQRVPNNYETDLIFPIIKTAAEIAGIDYAKADEKTKVSLKVIGDHIRAVVHMIADEIRASNVGRGYILRRLIRRVVRHGRLIGIGGEFTTQVAESAIALSESAYPNVRQRENAIKAELQREESRFLKTLERGEELLTEIIQQVQSKGETQISGESAFTLYDTYGFPLELTQEIAAENNLTVDEAGFDTEMQKQVERAKEAHKTIDLTVQGSLDKLAEDIQATEFIGYTQPVATSKVEVLLVSGVSQEEAEAGTDVQIVLDQTPFYAESGGQIGDRGYLSGDGVLVTIHDVKKESDFFVHFGRIERGTIRVGDTVTAQIDQACRRRLQANHTATHLLQAALKKIVDDSISQAGSLVSFDRLRFDFNCPRALTPDEIHQVEELVNSWIAEAHSAKVEILPLAEAKARGAVAMFGEKYGEEVRVIDFQGVSMELCGGTHVSNTAEIGVFKIISEAGVASGVRRIEAVSGPAILDYLNVRDKVVKDLSDRFKVKPEELPDRITTLQNELRTSQKELETLKSQLAIAKSDSLLQTVESIGDYKILVAKMEGVDPESLKTVAERLLQKLGNGAVVLGSVPEEGKVSLVAAFSSEVNKKGLQAGKFVGAIAKICGGGGGGRPNLAQAGGRDASKLPLALEQAQNELRSALG, from the coding sequence ATGTCTGATTATCCCCAATACCTCAGCGGAAACGACATTCGCCAAAAATTCCTTGACTTCTATGCTCAACGGGGACACCAAATTCTCCCGAGTGCTTCCCTCGTACCAGAAGATCCAACCGTACTGCTGACGATCGCGGGGATGCTACCATTTAAACCCATCTTCCTCGGACAGCGGACAAGCGAATTCAAACGTGCGACGACTTCCCAAAAATGCATCCGCACCAATGATATCGAAAATGTCGGACGCACCAAACGGCATCACACGTTCTTTGAGATGTTGGGAAACTTCAGCTTTGGAGATTATTTCAAAGAACAAGCAATAGCTTGGGGTTGGGAGTTGTCCACAAAAGTCTTTGGTTTACCACCAGAACAACTCGTTGTCAGTGTCTTTGAGGAAGATGACGAAGCTTTTGGAATTTGGCGCGATAAAATTGGTGTTCAGGAAGCACGAATCAAGCGCATGGGGGCTGATGATAACTTTTGGGCTTCTGGTCCGACTGGCCCTTGTGGTCCATGTTCAGAGATATACTATGATTTCCACCCGGAACGTGGCGATGACAACATAGATTTAGAAGATGACAGCCGGTTTATCGAGTTTTATAACCTCGTCTTCATGCAATATAACCGAGATGCTGAAGGAAACTTAACACCACTGGCGAACAAAAACATCGACACTGGGATGGGTTTGGAGAGGATGGCGCAAATCCTCCAAAGAGTTCCCAACAACTACGAAACTGATTTAATCTTCCCCATTATCAAAACAGCAGCGGAAATTGCTGGGATAGACTACGCCAAAGCTGATGAGAAAACTAAAGTCTCCTTAAAAGTGATTGGAGATCATATTCGTGCAGTCGTCCACATGATAGCCGATGAAATCCGCGCTTCTAATGTGGGACGAGGTTATATTCTGCGCCGCCTGATTCGTCGGGTTGTCCGTCATGGAAGATTGATTGGGATTGGTGGAGAGTTTACTACCCAAGTTGCGGAAAGTGCGATCGCCCTCTCCGAATCAGCTTACCCCAATGTCCGGCAAAGAGAAAACGCCATCAAAGCAGAACTGCAACGAGAAGAATCCCGCTTCCTGAAAACTTTGGAACGTGGTGAAGAACTGCTGACAGAAATTATCCAACAGGTGCAAAGCAAAGGCGAAACCCAAATTAGTGGTGAAAGTGCTTTCACCTTATACGATACTTACGGTTTCCCTTTAGAACTGACTCAAGAAATTGCTGCTGAAAACAACCTCACCGTAGATGAGGCTGGTTTTGATACGGAAATGCAAAAGCAAGTAGAACGCGCCAAGGAAGCACACAAAACAATCGACTTAACAGTGCAAGGTTCTCTGGACAAGCTGGCAGAAGATATCCAGGCGACAGAATTTATCGGATACACCCAACCTGTGGCGACATCCAAAGTCGAAGTGTTGTTGGTAAGTGGCGTCTCCCAAGAAGAAGCAGAAGCAGGAACAGACGTGCAAATTGTCCTCGACCAAACTCCATTTTATGCAGAGTCGGGAGGACAAATTGGCGATCGCGGATATCTCTCCGGTGATGGCGTCCTCGTGACAATTCACGACGTGAAAAAAGAATCTGATTTCTTTGTTCACTTCGGACGCATCGAACGCGGTACAATCCGAGTAGGAGATACTGTTACCGCCCAAATTGACCAAGCTTGTCGTCGTCGTCTCCAAGCTAACCACACCGCAACTCACCTCTTGCAAGCGGCGTTGAAGAAAATTGTTGATGACTCCATCTCGCAAGCAGGTTCGCTGGTGTCATTTGACAGATTACGGTTTGACTTCAACTGTCCCCGTGCTTTAACACCAGATGAGATACACCAAGTTGAGGAACTGGTGAACTCTTGGATAGCTGAAGCACATTCTGCCAAAGTGGAAATTCTACCTTTAGCCGAAGCAAAAGCTAGAGGTGCTGTCGCTATGTTCGGGGAAAAATACGGCGAAGAAGTACGCGTCATTGATTTTCAAGGTGTATCAATGGAATTGTGCGGGGGGACTCACGTCAGTAACACTGCGGAGATAGGTGTTTTCAAAATTATCTCTGAAGCTGGGGTGGCGTCAGGAGTGCGGCGAATTGAAGCAGTTTCAGGTCCTGCAATCCTAGATTACCTGAATGTACGAGATAAGGTCGTGAAAGATTTGAGCGATCGCTTCAAGGTAAAACCCGAAGAACTCCCCGACAGAATTACAACTCTGCAAAATGAACTCAGAACCAGCCAGAAGGAATTAGAAACTCTCAAGTCACAGCTTGCGATCGCCAAATCAGATAGTTTGCTGCAAACAGTCGAGTCCATCGGCGATTATAAAATTCTCGTCGCCAAAATGGAAGGCGTTGATCCAGAGTCCTTAAAAACTGTAGCTGAACGCTTGCTGCAAAAACTTGGTAATGGTGCAGTGGTGTTGGGTTCTGTTCCAGAAGAGGGGAAAGTCAGCTTAGTTGCAGCTTTTAGTTCAGAAGTGAATAAGAAAGGGTTGCAAGCTGGGAAATTTGTGGGTGCGATCGCCAAAATTTGTGGCGGTGGCGGCGGCGGAAGACCGAATCTTGCACAAGCAGGCGGACGTGATGCGAGTAAATTACCTCTGGCGTTGGAACAAGCGCAAAATGAGTTGCGATCGGCTTTGGGTTAA
- a CDS encoding type II toxin-antitoxin system Phd/YefM family antitoxin, with product MQKVTVDDIKRDPLKYLNQVEAGESFVIVQADKAIAELKPITNTNKQLRPFGLCAGEFTVPDDFDEPLPEDSLRGYRVHTSRSKPHPRF from the coding sequence ATGCAGAAAGTCACAGTTGACGATATTAAACGAGATCCCTTGAAGTACCTTAATCAAGTTGAGGCGGGTGAAAGCTTTGTCATTGTCCAAGCAGACAAGGCAATTGCCGAACTAAAACCAATTACAAATACTAACAAGCAATTACGACCATTTGGTTTGTGTGCTGGAGAATTTACAGTGCCTGATGATTTTGATGAACCTTTGCCCGAAGACAGCTTGCGGGGTTACCGTGTACACACATCTCGCTCAAAACCTCACCCTCGCTTTTAG
- a CDS encoding DUF4870 domain-containing protein: protein MRVTYDSDKRKLLSSLCHGAIFFSTTLFSVGVPILINLISDDPVVKSNAKESINFHFNVWFWAILIGVPIGIISFLTLGLGGILFFPVVAFGFLLHWGLTIWALLHCFTNPDEPFRYPFIFRVF, encoded by the coding sequence ATGCGAGTTACATACGATTCTGATAAGCGCAAATTGCTATCATCTCTGTGTCATGGGGCGATTTTTTTTAGTACAACATTATTTTCGGTTGGTGTTCCAATTTTAATTAACTTAATTTCCGATGATCCAGTTGTTAAAAGCAACGCCAAAGAATCAATTAATTTTCACTTCAATGTTTGGTTCTGGGCAATACTAATTGGAGTTCCAATTGGGATTATATCTTTTCTCACCCTTGGTCTTGGCGGAATTTTGTTCTTCCCTGTTGTTGCTTTTGGCTTTTTACTACACTGGGGACTGACAATTTGGGCGCTGTTGCACTGTTTCACTAACCCTGATGAACCGTTCCGTTATCCATTTATTTTTCGAGTTTTCTAA
- a CDS encoding nuclease A inhibitor family protein gives MSLTDSFQPERFSEQQLSEKIKKLTEGILWSSESDYPLEVVFWETSTISPEKLLELTNQLPDTVVAVQQGDKFFAKLFRQYKHYISESSDEESEKEYKSCLVKCQKLADLLKANLTDIQYFDVGGNQPKIYLYLIGKSPSSNILGLSTIGIYT, from the coding sequence ATGTCCCTTACAGATAGTTTTCAACCAGAGAGATTTTCTGAACAGCAACTTTCTGAAAAAATAAAAAAGCTAACCGAGGGAATTTTGTGGTCTAGCGAATCAGACTATCCATTAGAAGTAGTCTTTTGGGAAACTAGCACAATTAGTCCTGAAAAACTATTGGAATTAACAAACCAACTCCCTGATACTGTAGTCGCAGTTCAACAAGGGGATAAGTTTTTTGCCAAGTTATTCAGACAATATAAGCATTACATTTCTGAATCGAGTGATGAGGAAAGTGAAAAAGAATACAAAAGCTGCCTAGTAAAATGTCAAAAATTGGCTGACTTGCTCAAAGCCAATCTGACTGATATTCAATACTTTGATGTTGGTGGAAATCAACCTAAGATATATTTATATCTCATTGGAAAGTCTCCATCGAGCAACATCTTGGGATTGTCAACCATTGGAATTTATACGTAA
- a CDS encoding protein tyrosine phosphatase family protein — translation MDNKIENIYNYIKISDFIATSGQPTIKEFSAIQQAGYQIVVNLALPESTNALPEEKQIVESQGMQYVHIPVVWEKPTIENLNEFFSVMEANTDKKVFVHCVANKRVSAFIYLYCRLHEQMSEEDANKDLHKIWVPNEIWQNFIEQVIKNYYFL, via the coding sequence ATGGATAATAAAATTGAAAACATTTATAACTATATAAAAATATCAGATTTTATTGCAACTTCCGGACAACCAACAATCAAAGAATTTTCAGCAATTCAACAAGCAGGATATCAAATTGTTGTAAATTTGGCACTACCAGAATCTACTAACGCTTTACCTGAGGAAAAACAAATTGTTGAATCTCAAGGTATGCAGTATGTTCACATTCCTGTTGTTTGGGAAAAACCCACTATTGAAAACCTGAACGAATTTTTTAGCGTCATGGAAGCAAACACGGATAAAAAAGTGTTTGTTCATTGTGTTGCCAATAAGAGAGTTTCGGCATTTATCTATCTTTATTGTCGTCTACATGAACAAATGAGTGAGGAAGATGCAAACAAAGACTTACATAAAATTTGGGTTCCCAATGAGATTTGGCAAAATTTTATAGAACAGGTGATAAAGAATTATTATTTTTTATAA
- a CDS encoding GNAT family N-acetyltransferase has protein sequence MYQIVANLTENQVSNLLDLYKNEFWSYKRQREDIVKMLAASDIIVGLVDENEQLIGFTRVLTDFVYRATVYDVIIKPTHRKMGLGTQLIDAVINHPKLVSVEQITLYCLPEMIPFYQRWDFTGNTSELQLMFRNNA, from the coding sequence ATGTATCAAATTGTTGCCAATCTGACCGAAAACCAGGTTTCTAATTTGCTGGATTTATACAAAAACGAATTTTGGAGCTACAAACGTCAACGTGAAGATATTGTAAAAATGCTTGCAGCATCAGACATTATCGTCGGATTGGTAGATGAGAATGAACAATTAATTGGTTTTACTCGTGTTCTCACCGATTTTGTGTACAGAGCAACTGTTTATGATGTCATCATTAAACCAACTCATAGAAAAATGGGTCTTGGTACTCAGTTAATAGATGCAGTTATAAATCATCCTAAGTTAGTTTCAGTTGAGCAAATTACTCTTTATTGTCTACCAGAAATGATTCCTTTTTATCAACGTTGGGACTTCACAGGTAACACAAGTGAATTACAGTTGATGTTCCGAAACAATGCGTGA